In one window of Ovis aries strain OAR_USU_Benz2616 breed Rambouillet chromosome 5, ARS-UI_Ramb_v3.0, whole genome shotgun sequence DNA:
- the XAB2 gene encoding pre-mRNA-splicing factor SYF1 produces MVVMARLSRPERPDLVFEEEDLPYEEEIMRNQFSVKCWLRYIEFKQGAPKPRLNQLYERALKLLPCSYKLWYRYLKARRAQVKHRCVTDPAYEDVNNCHERAFVFMHKMPRLWLDYCQFLMDQGRVTHTRRTFDRALRALPITQHSRIWPLYLRFLRSHPLPETAVRGYRRFLKLSPESAEEYIEYLKSSDRLDEAAQRLATVVNDERFVSKAGKSNYQLWHELCDLISQNPDKVQSLNVDAIIRGGLTRFTDQLGKLWCSLADYYIRSGHFEKARDVYEEAIRTVMTVRDFTQVFDSYAQFEESMIAAKMETASELGREEEDDVDLELRLARFEQLISRRPLLLNSVLLRQNPHHVHEWHKRVALHQGRPREIINTYTEAVQTVDPFKATGKPHTLWVAFAKFYEDNGQLDDARVILEKATKVSFKQVDDLASVWCECGELELRHENYDQALRLLRKATALPARRAEYFDGSEPVQNRVYKSLKVWSMLADLEESLGTFQSTKAVYDRILDLRIATPQIVINYAMFLEEHKYFEESFKAYERGISLFKWPNVSDIWSTYLTKFIARYGGRKLERARDLFEQALDGCPPKYAKTLYLLYAQLEEEWGLARHAMAVYERATRAVEPAQQYDMFNIYIKRAAEIYGVTHTRSIYQKAIEVLSDEHAREMCLRFADMECKLGEIDRARAIYSFCSQICDPRTTGAFWQTWKDFEVRHGNEDTIREMLRIRRSVQATYNTQVNFMASQMLKVSGSATGTVSDLAPGQSGMDDMKLLEQRAEQLAAEAERDQPSRAQSKILFVRSDASREELAELAQQANPEEIELGEDEDEDEMDLEPNEVRLEQQSVPAAVFGSLKED; encoded by the exons AAGGCCCGCCGGGCGCAGGTGAAGCATCGCTGTGTGACCGACCCCGCCTATGAAGATGTCAACAACTGCCATGAGAGGGCCTTTGTGTTCATGCacaag ATGCCCCGGCTGTGGCTGGATTACTGCCAGTTCCTAATGGACCAGGGACGTGTCACGCACACACGCCGAACTTTTGACCGGGCCCTCCGGGCATTGCCCATCACCCAGCACTCTCGTATTTGGCCCCTGTACCTGCGCTTCCTGCGCTCACACCCCCTGCCTGAGACTGCCGTGCGGGGCTACCGGCGCTTCCTCAAG CTGAGCCCCGAAAGCGCTGAGGAGTATATCGAGTACCTCAAGTCAAGCGACCGGCTGGACGAGGCGGCGCAGCGCCTGGCCACCGTGGTGAACGACGAGCGCTTCGTGTCGAAGGCCGGCAAGTCTAACTACCAG CTGTGGCACGAGCTCTGTGACCTCATCTCCCAGAACCCTGACAAGGTGCAGTCTCTCAACGTGGACGCCATCATCCGCGGGGGCCTCACCCGCTTCACCGACCAGCTGGGCAAGCTCTGGTGCTCACTGGCCGACTACTACATCCGTAGCGGTCACTTCGAGAAG GCTCGGGACGTGTACGAGGAGGCCATCCGGACTGTGATGACCGTGCGGGACTTCACCCAGGTGTTCGACAGCTACGCCCAATTCGAAGAGAGTATGATCGCAGCGAAGATGGAGACCGCCTcggagctggggagggaggaggagg ACGACGTAGACCTGGAGCTACGCCTGGCCCGCTTCGAACAGCTCATCAGCCGGCGGCCCCTGCTCCTCAACAGTGTCCTGCTGCGCCAGAACCCGCACCACGTGCACGAGTGGCACAAGCGTGTGGCCCTGCACCAGGGCCGCCCCCGGGAG ATCATCAATACGTACACGGAGGCTGTGCAGACGGTGGACCCCTTCAAGGCCACCGGCAAGCCCCACACGCTGTGGGTCGCATTTGCCAAGTTTTACGAGGACAACGGGCAGCTGGACGAT GCCCGAGTCATCTTGGAGAAAGCCACCAAGGTGAGTTTCAAGCAGGTGGACGACCTGGCCAGTGTGTGGTGTGAGTGTGGCGAGCTGGAGCTCCGGCATGAGAACTATGATCAGGCCTTGCGACTTCTGCGG AAGGCGACAGCGCTGCCTGCCCGGCGCGCTGAGTACTTTGATGGCTCAGAGCCTGTGCAGAACCGTGTGTACAAGTCTCTGAAGGTGTGGTCCATGCTGGCCGACCTGGAGGAGAGCCTCGGCACCTTCCAG TCCACCAAGGCAGTGTATGACCGCATCCTGGACCTGCGCATCGCCACGCCTCAGATCGTCATTAACTACGCTATGTTCCTGGAGGAGCACAAGTACTTTGAGGAGAGCTTCAAG GCATACGAGCGCGGCATCTCGTTGTTCAAGTGGCCCAACGTGTCGGACATCTGGAGTACCTACCTGACAAAGTTCATTGCCCGCTACGGGGGCCGCAAGCTGGAGCGGGCACGCGACCTCTTTGAGCAGGCGCTGGATGGCTGCCCTCCCAAATATGCCAAGA CGCTGTACCTGCTGTACGCGCAGCTGGAAGAAGAGTGGGGCCTGGCGCGACACGCCATGGCAGTGTATGAGCGTGCCACCAGGGCTGTGGAGCCCGCGCAGCAGTATGACATGTTCAACATCTACATCAAGCGGGCGGCTGAGATCTACGGGGTCACCCACACCCGCAGTATCTATCAGAAGGCCATTGAG GTGCTGTCTGATGAGCATGCCCGGGAGATGTGCCTGCGGTTTGCTGACATGGAGTGCAAGCTCGGGGAGATCGACCGCGCCCGGGCCATATACAGCTTCTGCTCGCAGATCTGCGACCCCCGG ACAACCGGGGCCTTCTGGCAAACGTGGAAGGACTTTGAGGTCCGGCATGGCAATGAGGACACCATCCGGGAGATGTTGCGGATCCGCCGCAGCGTGCAGGCCACGTACAACACACAGGTCAACTTCATGGCCTCGCAGATGCTCAAGGTGTCGGGCAGCGCCACGGGCACTG tgtcCGACCTGGCCCCGGGGCAGAGCGGTATGGATGACATGAAACTGCTGGAGCAGCGTGCCGAGCAGTTGGCGGCAGAGGCGGAGCGGGACCAGCCCTCAAGGGCCCAGAGCAAGATCCTGTTTGTGAG GAGTGACGCCTCCCGGGAGGAGCTGGCTGAGCTGGCCCAGCAGGCCAACCCAGAGGAGATTGAGCTGGGCGAGGAcgaggatgaggatgagatggaccTGGAGCCCAACG agGTGCGCCTGGAGCAGCAGAGCGTGCCAGCCGCTGTGTTCGGGAGCCTGAAGGAAGATTGA